A single region of the Populus nigra chromosome 2, ddPopNigr1.1, whole genome shotgun sequence genome encodes:
- the LOC133682777 gene encoding cytochrome P450 704C1-like, with amino-acid sequence MASIDSLSNPFTLSAVVLILSIFIVQLSIRKLNKKQEKHKYHPVGGTVFNQLLNFNRLHHYMTDLAGKYKTYRLIAPFRSEVYTADPVNVEYILKTNFENYGKGDHNYNNLSGLLGDGIFTVDGDKWRQQRKVSSHEFSTKVLRDFSSVVFRKNVAKLANIVSEAAKANQSMDIQDLFMKSTLDSIFKVAFGVELDSMCGSNEEGVKFTSAFDDASALTLWRYVDVFWKIKRFFNIGSEAALKKNVKVVNDFVYKLINKKIELMRNSEEVSSLKKDDILSRFLQVTESDPTYLRDIILNFVIAGKDTTAAALSWFIYMLCKYPAVQKKVAQEVREATKVKEITNFAEFAAIINDEALEKMNYLHAAITETLRLYPSVPVDAKVCFSDDTLPDGFNVRKGDMVAYQPYAMGRMKFIWGDDAEEYKPERWLNEDGVFQQESPFKFTAFQAGPRICLGKEFAYRQMKIFAAVLLGSFIFKLADERKPVNYRTMINLHVDGGLHVCAIHRDSA; translated from the exons ACTCTCCATTAGAAAGTTGAACAAAAAGCAGGAAAAACACAAGTACCATCCAGTTGGTGGCACGGTGTTTAACCAACTTCTCAACTTCAACAGGTTGCATCATTACATGACTGATCTTGCTGGGAAATACAAGACCTACAGGCTGATCGCCCCCTTCAGAAGTGAGGTTTACACTGCTGATCCTGTAAATGTTGAGTACATACTCAAAACCAACTTCGAAAATTATGGCAAG GGGGACCATAATTACAACAATCTAAGTGGGTTACTAGGTGATGGGATATTCACTGTTGACGGTGACAAATGGCGCCAGCAAAGAAAGGTTTCGAGCCATGAGTTCTCCACAAAGGTTTTGAGGGACTTTAGCAGTGTGGTCTTCAGGAAGAATGTGGCAAAACTTGCTAATATAGTGTCTGAAGCTGCAAAAGCTAACCAGTCAATGGACATACAG GATCTGTTTATGAAATCAACCTTAGATTCGATATTCAAAGTTGCATTTGGGGTTGAGCTAGACAGCATGTGTGGATCAAATGAAGAAGGTGTCAAATTTACCAGTGCTTTTGATGATGCAAGTGCATTGACCCTTTGGCGATATGTTGacgtgttctggaaaatcaagaggttttttaatattggatcgGAAGCTGCATTGAAGAAAAACGTCAAAGTGGTTAATGATTTTGTGTATAaactaatcaataaaaaaattgagctaATGCGTAACTCAGAAGAAGTTTCTTCT TTAAAGAAAGATGACATTTTATCAAGGTTCCTGCAAGTGACCGAGAGTGATCCAACATACTTACGGGACATAATTCTCAATTTTGTGATTGCTGGAAAAGACACAACAGCAGCTGCTCTATCATGGTTCATCTACATGTTGTGCAAGTATCCAGCTGTGCAGAAAAAGGTTGCACAAGAAGTAAGAGAAGCAACTAAAGTGAAAGAGATCACAAATTTTGCAGAATTTGCAGCCATTATTAATGATGAAGCTCTAGAAAAGATGAACTATCTCCATGCAGCAATTACTGAAACTCTTAGACTGTATCCATCTGTGCCTGTG GATGCGAAGGTTTGCTTTTCTGATGACACTCTACCAGATGGCTTTAATGTGAGAAAGGGAGATATGGTGGCTTACCAACCTTATGCAATGGGCAGGATGAAGTTCATATGGGGCGATGATGCTGAGGAATACAAGCCTGAAAGATGGCTCAATGAGGATGGCGTGTTTCAGCAAGAAAGCCCTTTCAAGTTTACAGCTTTCCAG GCAGGGCCACGGATATGTCTTGGGAAGGAATTTGCTTATAGGCAGATGAAGATCTTCGCGGCTGTCTTATTGGGCAGTTTCATTTTTAAACTCGCTGATGAAAGGAAACCTGTCAACTACAGGACAATGATTAATCTTCATGTTGATGGAGGCCTCCATGTTTGTGCCATCCACAGAGACAGTGCTTAG
- the LOC133682779 gene encoding uncharacterized protein LOC133682779 — translation MSLNGDTCWKIPLLSHLSGRKSSASSPQMLVQAIWFVEHLHDHILICGRKTIKSEESQDFPGREEIQFGDVVQAPPKLTAPSKLLKKVHDPSCRLMEVDKRWNYCA, via the exons ATGAGCTTGAACGGTGATACATGTTGGAAAATCCCATTGTTGAGCCATCTTTCTGGCCGAAAATCCTCGGCATCGTCTCCCCAAAT GCTTGTTCAAGCAATATGGTTTGTTGAACATCTACATGATCACATTTTAATATgtggaagaaaaacaataaaatccgaGGAGAGTCAGGACTTTCCTGGACGTGAGGAGATACAGTTTGGAGATGTCGTCCAAGCTCCCCCAAAGCTTACTGCCCCTTCTAAG TTGCTTAAGAAGGTGCATGATCCGTCTTGTCGTCTTATGGAGGTCGATAAACGATGGAATTATTGTGCCTAG